The genomic stretch TGCCCTGTCGGTAAACTTGCCGGTGCTTTCAAGCACTACATCGACACCGAGGTCTTTCCATGGCAGCATCTCGGGCTCTTTTATGGCGAAGGCCTTCACCTCTTTGCCGTTTATCATGATCGCGTTCTCTTTTGCCTTCACCTCGGCGTCCATAGTTCCATGTACAGAATCATATTTTAACAGATGAGCAAGCGTTTTCGGGTCCGTAATATCGTTCACCGCGACAAATTCCACGTCCTTGCCTCCGAAACCGGCCCTGAGAACAAGTCTTCCGATCCTTCCGAATCCATTTATGGCAACCTTAACGGCCATGGCAACCTCCCATTATTTTTTGCTTTATAGTAATCAAAAGAACGTGTATTGTCAACACTTTCTTGCCAAAACCCATTGCTGTCAACGTAAGTTTCGGTCGATGATTAATTCCCGTTCGCCGGTTGCTGAAACCGGCTTCTATAGATCATGCGGAACCCGATAAATATATAGTGGAGACCGGAGACCGCTGTCGATAAGGCGGTGATATAAAAAAACACGTCGCCGTAAGGTCTCGCATCAGACCACAGGACATAGACGATCGTTACGATCTGGGAGGCTGTTGTGATCTTGCCGAAGATGCTCGGAGCAGGTTGTGTCGTATAGGATAGTTTATAGAGGACGAGAAATCCCACGGCAATGGTTAAATCCCTGACGAGCACAAGGGATGTCAGCCAGAAAGGTACGATCTGGTGAATATATAACAGGATAAACGACGCGACAAGCATCGTCTTGTCGGCAATGGGGTCAAGGAATGCGCCGAGATGCGTCTTCTTACCCATAACCCGGGCAAGGAATCCGTCGAGGAGGTCGCTGACACCCTGGAGGATAAAGAAAAAGAGCGCCAGGCGTAATCGTCCGGCATTCACTGCTACGATAAAAAAGAATGTGAGAAAAAAACGAAAGATAGAGAGGAGGTTCGGGACGTTCATTCTCTGTATAAATTTCTAAAGGTAGTAAACTTATCCTGAAAAGCCAGCTCAACGGTACCGGTCGGGCCATTCCTCTGTTTCCCGATAATGACCTCGGCGATGTTTTTGTCTTCTTCCTGTATCTCCTTGTTGTAGACCACGTCTCTGTATATGAAGAAGATAACATCGGCATCCTGTTCAATGGCGCCTGATTCACGAAGGTCAGCCAGCCTCGGCCGTTTATTATCCTTTTCCCTCTGCTCCGGCGCACGGTTCAACTGCGAAATGGCGATAACAGGGATCTGCAGCTCTTTTGCAAGGGCCTTCATAGACCGTGATATCTCCGATATCTCCTGTTCCCGCCTGTCTGTACCGGATCTTCCCCTCATCAACTGGAGGTAATCAACGATCAGCAGACCCAGGCCATGTTCTTTCTTTAACCTTCTCGCCCTTGCCCGGAGCTCCAGTACGCTCAACCCCGGTGAATCATCAATGTACATCACGGCATCCCGCAACTTTCCGGCCGCGTCGGCAAGCTTGGGCCATTCCGCCCCCGAGAGCGTTCCTGTCCTGAGTTTCGAATGTTCGATCTCTGATTCCGAGCTCAGAAGTCTCGTCACGAGCTGTTCCTTTGACATCTCAAGAGAAAAGATCCCTACAGGTACAGGGGTCTCTTTTAACATCGATACATGCTGGGCGATATTCATGCTAAAAGCCGTCTTTCCCATGCTCGGTCTGCCGGCAACGATGATCAGGTCAGAGGACTGCAAGCCGCTCGTCATCTTGTCGATCTCCGTAAAACCTGTGGGTACGCCGGTGACAAACTGTTTTCTTTCATAGAGTCTTTCGATGGTCTTTACATTCTCCATCACAAAATCTTTGACAGAGTAGAATGATGGTCTGAACTTGTCTTCCGAGACCTGGAAGATCATCCTCTCGGCCTCGTCAACATAACTATCGATGTTCGAGTCTACCTGAAAACCCTTTTCAATGATCTCCGTTGCCGTATTGATGAGCTTTCTCAGGAGGGACTTCTCCTTCACCATCTTCGCATACTGCACGATATTCGCCGCGCTTGGCATGAGGTCAACGAGCGTATTCAGGTAGGTTACACCGCCGATACCCTCGAGGATATTCCTGTCTCTTGCCAGGCTGCTCATGGTGATCAGGTCTATCGGCTCATTCCTCTCATAGAGGTCCAGCATGATCCCGAAAATCCTGCCGTGGGCATCCTTATAAAAATCTGCGGTGCTCACGACATCAACAACCTTGTTCATCGAATCGGGATCCACGAGAAGGCCGCCCAGAAGAGACTGTTCCGCCTCCAGGTTCTGCGGGGGGACGCGGCCCTGCATCTCTTTTGTACTCTTTGCCGCCCTTGACATTATTCTTCCTTCTCTACCTCGATCTTCAGGGTGGCATTCACATCCTGCCGGAGATGGATCGTCACGGTGTGAGCACCTGACATCTTAATGGGCTCGTCAATCCTTATCATCTTCTTGTCTATCTCTATGCCCAGCCTGCTTTTCATTGCATCGGCAATGTCCTTGTGCGTAACGGCGCCGAAAAGTTTGCCGTCAAGACCAACCTTCTTCTTCAAGGTAAGCAACATCTCATCGAGCTTTGCCTTCAGGTCTTCGGCAGACTTTACTTCCCTTTCCTTCCTGCCTGTAAAGCTCTTAATAATATGTTCAAACCGTTTGACGTTCCCTTCGGTTGCAGGGATTGCCCGGCCATCGGGGATGAGGAAGTTCCTCCCGTATCCGTCCTTGACATTGACAACCTCGCCCTTCTTGCCCGTTCCTTTCAGGTCTTCAGTGAGTATAACCTTCATACGAGAGCCCCCCTTATCTTGAAAGTGTCGTAAACGGTAAGAACGCTATATGCCTTGCCATCTTTATGTGTTCTTTCAGCTTCCTCTGGTGTTTTGCGCATGTCCCTGTCATCCTTCTCGGCATTATCTTGCCACGCTCTGTAATATAGTATTTTAAAAGTTTCGGGTCTTTGTAATCGATCGCCAGGTTTTGATCCTGGCAGAACCTGCAGACCCTTTTTCTCATATAGACCCTTTTTTTCTGTGAATCGTGGCCTCCTCTGCCTGGTGTCCTTGTTGGTCTTGGCATCTAATCCTCCATCCAAAAAATTTTATGTGCCCTTACTTTTACTGTGTGCTGAGGTTGTACCTTCATCTGAGTCAGCATACCCGAGACCATGATCTCTTTTCCTACCTGCTGACTCAAACCATCTCCGTCGAGCTCCCCAACGTATACAATGTCAATACGAAGATCCCCTTCCTCAATCAGGAGGGGAAAGGCAACAATCTTTTCCCCCTTTGGCGTGTAGGTTATCTCCGGATGCGTCTTTAACGTGCCGGTAAGGAAAACCCTGTTCATTAGAACTCGCCTTCCAGCTCATCAAAAACGACCGGATCGGGCGGTTTCTTTGGGCCCTCATCTTTATCGTCAACATTGACAAAGAGGTGCCGCAAAATCGTATCGACGGTCTTGTAAAATTTCCCGAGGGTGGCTACACTTGCCTCATTCATGTCGAGGAGGAAAAAGTAATAGTGGCCCTTGTCCTTCTTTTTGATCGGATAGGCAAGCCTCCGCAGGGCCCAGTCATCAAACCTCACGACCGTTGCGCCGACCTTCTCTATGTTTGTCTGTATCCTTTTGAGCAGATCCTCTTCCTCTTCTTTTGTACAATCAGGACTGATTATCACAATATTTTCATACCTTCCCACATCTTTCTCCTTTCACTGTGTTTGTTGAAGTGACGCAACTCCGTTTTTCGCTATCTTTACTCGTACCTTCTCGGCAATCT from Syntrophorhabdaceae bacterium encodes the following:
- the rplI gene encoding 50S ribosomal protein L9 — encoded protein: MKVILTEDLKGTGKKGEVVNVKDGYGRNFLIPDGRAIPATEGNVKRFEHIIKSFTGRKEREVKSAEDLKAKLDEMLLTLKKKVGLDGKLFGAVTHKDIADAMKSRLGIEIDKKMIRIDEPIKMSGAHTVTIHLRQDVNATLKIEVEKEE
- a CDS encoding single-stranded DNA-binding protein, whose amino-acid sequence is MNRVFLTGTLKTHPEITYTPKGEKIVAFPLLIEEGDLRIDIVYVGELDGDGLSQQVGKEIMVSGMLTQMKVQPQHTVKVRAHKIFWMED
- a CDS encoding CDP-alcohol phosphatidyltransferase family protein, producing the protein MNVPNLLSIFRFFLTFFFIVAVNAGRLRLALFFFILQGVSDLLDGFLARVMGKKTHLGAFLDPIADKTMLVASFILLYIHQIVPFWLTSLVLVRDLTIAVGFLVLYKLSYTTQPAPSIFGKITTASQIVTIVYVLWSDARPYGDVFFYITALSTAVSGLHYIFIGFRMIYRSRFQQPANGN
- the rpsF gene encoding 30S ribosomal protein S6 — protein: MGRYENIVIISPDCTKEEEEDLLKRIQTNIEKVGATVVRFDDWALRRLAYPIKKKDKGHYYFFLLDMNEASVATLGKFYKTVDTILRHLFVNVDDKDEGPKKPPDPVVFDELEGEF
- the dnaB gene encoding replicative DNA helicase — translated: MSRAAKSTKEMQGRVPPQNLEAEQSLLGGLLVDPDSMNKVVDVVSTADFYKDAHGRIFGIMLDLYERNEPIDLITMSSLARDRNILEGIGGVTYLNTLVDLMPSAANIVQYAKMVKEKSLLRKLINTATEIIEKGFQVDSNIDSYVDEAERMIFQVSEDKFRPSFYSVKDFVMENVKTIERLYERKQFVTGVPTGFTEIDKMTSGLQSSDLIIVAGRPSMGKTAFSMNIAQHVSMLKETPVPVGIFSLEMSKEQLVTRLLSSESEIEHSKLRTGTLSGAEWPKLADAAGKLRDAVMYIDDSPGLSVLELRARARRLKKEHGLGLLIVDYLQLMRGRSGTDRREQEISEISRSMKALAKELQIPVIAISQLNRAPEQREKDNKRPRLADLRESGAIEQDADVIFFIYRDVVYNKEIQEEDKNIAEVIIGKQRNGPTGTVELAFQDKFTTFRNLYRE
- the rpsR gene encoding 30S ribosomal protein S18; its protein translation is MPRPTRTPGRGGHDSQKKRVYMRKRVCRFCQDQNLAIDYKDPKLLKYYITERGKIMPRRMTGTCAKHQRKLKEHIKMARHIAFLPFTTLSR